The DNA sequence ATCATTACTTTATGTCAAAATCTCATGAATGTTTCCATGCATAAATGCTTGCTTCATTTCAAAACCTTATGAGCGTTTCCATTATTGACAGATACATCAGGAGAAGTCCATCGCAATATGACAGATTGGAAGGTTTGTAGACATGGTTCCTcactcaagttttttttttcttacccaTTATTCCTTCTTTTCGTCTTTCTAATTCTAACGCTTTATGTAAGCTTTACAGGTGCATGCATGTGAAGGTATGTGGTTTTATCTAGCTGTGTTTGGTTTGgcatttgaatttggttttgtagGTGATTTAGCATTTTTTTTAATCTGGGTTTTGTGTGGGTTTGCATTAGAACTGTGTTTTGTGGAATTATATATGGGAAGTAGTTAGATTTAGCAAATCGTGTTATGCATCTGTTAGTATATATCATTTTTTGCTTTGTTGTTATTTCTGTGAGCAATTTTTCATTTGGTGTCTTTATGaacacttcttttttcttctttttttcattccAGGTGTAGCATCTCTCTTATTCATACTGTATTGGATTATTGTATGGAGTTGATTCTGTCTTATTTCGATGAGGTCAGGTTAGATATTCCAtttgtttccatttcttatttcaatGATTGATAAGGTTGGTAATTAAATTCCATTTGTTTCCCATAATTGGAAGAGCTGGAGTCATCTGATTGGTAATATTTGAAATTAACAGGTGAAGAAGGTAGGTAACTCAGagcaaaggaagagggggacggGAACAATcggtacctttttttttttttttttttatcttcatCGAGTTTTTGGGTTTGCTGTGTTTGCATGGTTTCTGGGATCATTGATTGTATGATCTTCATGTTTGTGTTCAAGGTGTGGGTGGCCGTGATACTTAATTTCATAGCCAATTTAGACTCTGGAGCCTCGAATATCATATGGGTTTTATCTGTTTCAGGTATTTGGGGGTTTAATTTTGAGATAGGTTCATGATCTTCATAGTCTCTGCAAGCCAGATCACTGGGACAGTTAGCAATGAATTTCTTGAGTTCTGTGATGTGTGGAATGTTGGGAgcatattttcattatttgttgCCTGATTTCGttctcatgtttttttttttaattctgttcaatcttcttttctttataaCATACTCAACATACTAAACAAACTAATAGCCGAGCTAACAAATGATGCGCCCTGCTTCTGGGAGTCTTCTTATACTTCCTTTGATATCAATAATTCAGATTCTAAAGTGTTTAATCCCAGATACTTAAAGACCCAAAAAAGAATTGCTGATACTTCTAATGTGTACAGAACATTTACATTGACTTTGTAGTCACTTTGGCCTTGACTTATTAACATCTAAATTTGTTTTGTTGATGCAGCTTTGGCATCGTTTATATTTGAAGTTTGATCATGTCTAGCTCATAATTGTTGAATGGAATCATATATCCCAATTTCAACTGTACCAATGATAGCACAGTGAAACAAATGTTCAATTGATAGGTCATGCATCGATCTTGGGGCAATTGATgtggaaaaaaaattgtgtttcTTCCTAATATTGCTACTAAAATATGCTTTTCAATACATGTTCAGGTGTATCAATACGTAATGGAAGAGAAATCCTTTTAAAGGTAAATTTTAAAGACATACCATACTAAGATCTTTAACTTTTATAAAATTCAGTTATAATATTACCTTTGGTATTTTTTTGTACATGAAATAGGCGTGTTTTAATTCATGCAGTCCTCATTgtcttgcatttttttttttttaggacgATTGGAGAAGGTTAGAGGAGCCTTATGGAAGTATATTCATAAGTATTCCAACTGTTCTTGATTCATCGTTGGCTCCAGAAGGGCACCGTATTCTTCATATTTACGACCTCTTCCATTGAAGACTGGGAGGTAAATATAtgttatcaaaataaataaatggtgGACCATTATTGTTCCTTTCCCCACCCTCTTCCCTAACCCCTTCTAGAATCAGTGTTTGTAAAATTTGAATTGCTAATGAGGTGGTAATTTCTATATTAGGGACTTCTCTCGAAAGGACTATGAATCAAAGAAGGAGCTTATGGCAGATGTCATCATTAGCAGATTAGAGAAGATACTATTTCCAGGGCTTAAGTCATCCATCGTTTTTAAGGAGGTAATGCTTACAGTATTGATTCCAATCATTGTGAGCTATGGGTGTTGATTCGTATTGAATAAAGGGTTGGTTGAAACTTGAACTTATTGTGGTTTAAGTAAACTTACAATTCCTGTATCCAACTTCCTTTTGGCACATTGCAGTATTAAACATGTCCATTGCTCTGGCTATTGCTATTTgggatataaaaaaaatttatatccTTTTTTCATTATGAAACTTGCCTCCTTTATAATTTCTGACTTTTACTGTCTCTTTCATAATTTCTTACTTTCACAATGACAAGGAGACCAGCATTGAATCAGCAACATCATCGACCAAAACcatcaacaaagaaaaaatggaCTGAAATGTCATGACACTTTTGGTGTAAATAGAACTGGAGGAAGCAACTTTTTGGACAACCTCCACCACTGATCATCACTAGCTAACAACTTCTTAGCACACATATATGCTAATGGAAATCATCACTTATTTTTGGCAAGCAGATTAGGCATTCATTGTAATTAAGTTAGCCTACAAGTAGAACAACTTATTTTTGGCAAGCTGTTCCAACAGCAACTGTAACCTGTTTTTGAACACTAGATTTTAGTAAAACAAGTTCTTGACGAGATGCTCTATCCTTCTAAACTTTCAGATTTCGTTCTAAAacccgcagcaacgcgcgggcATGAATGCTAGTTAGTGTTAGAGAGTGAAGAGGTGTGGAgttctttctcttttcctcGTGGGTTGATGGTGCTTCCGGGTTTGTCATGATGCTGATGAACTTCTGTTGAAGAATCGCCTACTAGTAATGACGAACTTATGGCCCTCCTTATCAAATACCCAGAAGGGTCATACCTCCTAGGGCTGCAAAATATTCGATCCATATTGTGAGAAAATGCATGCCTACTGTTaataaagtagagagagagagagagagagagagagagagagagagagagagagctaactTGGCTACAAGGGGATGTGAAGCATTTGTCCCAACACTGCTGCTACTTTGATTAGGGAGAAATTGAGGAGCAACTGCCTTGGCctaaaataccaaaacattgcTATAAACTCTCTAAAACGAAATTAAGAAGTTTCTTAGGAAATGCTCTGTTTACCTTTCTCTCCCTCTCCGTATATCTGTTTGCCATGCTTTTTTCGCTTGTTCAAAGCTATTATCAGACAAAGAAAATCATGTTGTACTTGGTAAAATATCCAAATTATTATTGCAAGCACAGAGTAATTAATGACTAATAATGTTGTATTTACTCTTTTGAGGCTAAGTCGATACGTGTCACACATGAACATAAGTAAAAATCATGTGTCTATGAGACGGATTCTTTTTGCAGCCCCCAACTCCCCTTTATCTTGAATCAAAAGAAAGGCAATACCAAAACATTAGTCAAATTACCCCTCAACAACAGGGAATGAGCTAGGGCAACCCCAATACATGAACATaatcacaaagaaaaaatacaaaTCAACATGACAAAATTCCCTCTAGATTTTCATAATTCTTGATGTTGTAAAAGCAAAAATCATAATCAAGCCAGGCTAGTGATGCATCATGTTATAAACTAGTACATGAATTTAAACTaaatttttaatcttttatgAGATTAAACAATCTCAAAATGAAAATTCTAACAGCTTAATGTTCACAAATAGATACTCACTACTAGTCATTTGCTAAATAAAATTTACATGGTTAAAATTAATATTTAGCGATCCAAACGGTACGTCATAATGGTCTAGTATATGTATATACATGGGCGCACACATAATTTTAACGGTTCATAAAATTTGAGGATAAACGCATATACGACAAATCTAACAACGATCTTAGTAGTAGTTATTGTTAGTTTCGAAATAGAAGGTCATTTGTAGTACTCTATATGCTGAAATATTGAAAatgtatatataaaataaaacatgaaatGGGGGATTCGGACATGATCAATGATAacattagattttttttctttttacttttcttcTATATTATGAAGAGGATTAAAGGATTTCACTTCTACATTACTGATAACATTAGATTGCGTACATACATATCAAATATATAAACAATCAAATTAACAAAAGCAAGAGCTACTAATTATCAAGAAGAAAGAATTGATGACTAAGAATTTTTGTCTAGCTAGATAATTCCGGGAGAAATTTGTTCTCAACTATGAAATGGGAGAGAGCGATAGAGAAATTTAACCTTCTTCACTCAATCACTGATGGCATGGAAGCTGCTACTGTCAGAAATACTTGAGGATAGTAAACCAGAGAAATTATGATTGAAATTTATAGAGGGGAAaagtatcttctttttttttttcgttttttttttttagcttggGAAAAGTGGTTGAAAGTCTCTCCAGGGTAGTAATTAATACTAGCAGATTACGGTTTAAGGATAAACAGACAAACTGATTTACTTAATGCCAACAGATTTGCTATAAAGGGACTTGGCATTTTGACTCAATATTATAAGTGGTGTTCAGTGAGCTCATCAACTGCATGCAgcaacctctctctctcgcgaTTCAAGACAATTCTCAAATCTACTTTACGGTTATCGCCACTACCATTACACATGATTCTTGTGTAGCTTCTGTGTAGAATTAAAGAGAGTTCAATAGCATTGTAAATTTGCAATTTTGGTATCAAAGAAAACTAATTCAAAGCACATCGATAAGGACAATGTGCTGGTGTCCGGCGTAGCTACCTCTTAAAATAGCACAAGTTTGATTCTCCgatatattttgtttattattatagAAGATTATGCAAAATTAGCTTCTCAGCAAATATTTCTATGGTGCAGGTGCCTAAACCGTTATTTGGAAGGCAGAAGACCAACACGTCTAGGAGCAATCCCCCTATGTATTCATCCATTTTATCaaggaagaaacaaaaaaaaaaaaaatacaactaaAAGAAGAGGAGTATGTTCCTTTGCATAGGGTTTGAAACTTTATGATTAAAGTGCTATAGATGAACATGTGAGTCTTGAATTTAATGCATCACACAATCAAATGCTAGGAAGATAATGGCGATCCTAATTAAGTTGGGGGCAAAAACTATTGAAAGTTTACAGTATAGTCACAAGACACTTTAGTGCTTCAGACCTGGAAAAACTAATTATGTTTAAATCAGATTAAGTGAACAGGTACTGAAACCATATTGTGTTATCTGGAGGAATTTTGCAAAAATGTTACTGATTTATCAGTGCATGTTGTGGAAAAATTAGATGAAGTCGGTATGTTTACCATAATGGTCAATTGATTGAGTTATTCGGTAGTGGACTAAATGGAGTCTTCTTGTAATTGAAATTACAACTCCTTAGCCATTCTTCTTATTTCTCATAGGGGTGCTCACATTATTTCTGCTAATGTCTCTGAACCCCTGGCATTGAATGAACTTCTCCCACAATGGAAAGAGAAGAGGTACTCCTCATGTTTTcaggggtgtattgtatttggatttgtgcagactttttttaaatgacagactttttgaaaagtccacaaatttttaaaaagttgataaactgttatggatttcttaaaaccattgattttagcaacaaacttttattgattcatgaaaatctatatactttattatgaatcacttcacagatttcctaggatgttgttgagagaaaatctgcACACGGTGAgcgaaaatgtcacccaacataatttcactcgtattcattaaaagaacagagttttaattatttcgggttggacccattcaagacagaatgtgtctcttaattacaatcccttgttacaaggaaacaccctttgattccatttatgaagaaaccaattgtggatgtgtgtttgtttgtttgtttttgcagctgcacccggatatttgaatgggttgcctacgtacccttggagagggatcaagccactcgtagttcaagagttccaatgagtgaatgacccattggagggtatTGCTTTTTGGAATGTGAAtcgtgtttggacgaatttggtgtaagtgaaccagaGATTCGATGTGTTGTGGATTTATTTGGAAAGGttgtgacgtttcctggtgtttggcggaatttgactgatgcggtcagggattcggattggatgaaccagggagtcagggATTTATTTGGAAAGGCTATGACGTTTCCTAGTGTTTggcagaatttgactgatgaggtcagggattcagattggatgaaccagggagtcatggattttatttggaattgcggttgcatctagtgggtcgctagattgcctacgtacccattgtgggatcaaaccAACCGTAGTTCATAAGAATTTGTTTTTGTATCAACTTTTGTGTTTGACGGAtgtaaatatatttatttttttgaatccgTCGGATGTATTTCTCTGCAGACGTCGAAATTTAATTTGGGCACCCGATGTGTTGAATTCTTGTACTGGGCCGTATGAATAGGCTTTATGTTGTCAACAAACTTCGTCGGACCCGAACATCGGAATAAACTGTTTGGCAATGGGCCTCAACATTTGTGGATGGGCGAATTTAGCAAGCCCATAGGTTGGAGAACCGTTAATTTAATATTCACACCAGTTTGAGCCCAATTTAGTCTTGCACAAGTGTGAAACTCCCAGCCCAATGAAGGCagataaacaaaaagaaaaacttgaGACTCGACAAGATTGAGAGTTTGGCGTGATCATCAGAGCCTGATTTAGAAGTCGAGTCGGAGATGGACATCAGCTATTGTAGTCCAAGACGGAGAAGAAGCTGTACCGCGGAGGCTTGTATAAATGGATTGGATCCTGTACCCCATTCTTGCATTCTGTCTCTTGCGTCTGCGATTAGGTAACAGCTTCGATCTCCATATTTTCCCTTGTTAGCTCCAATTTATTATTCGCACATTGACTGACCTTAGTCAATCTTACCCAGATCTGCTGCTGCGGTCGATTGGTCGTGTGCAGGAACGAAAAGCAGGTGCAACTCTTCTTCTGGTGATAGACTGGTACGACTCTTCTATCCTATGCACCCATAATCAATTGCTTCATTTCTGATTATCAATCGCCTGGGTTTAGTTGAAATCTAAAGCTGGagcatcttctttcttttaatttttcttttgactGAGAGACGAGCACGTAGCATCATGTTTCTTGGGATGTGATTTGTATTCAACACCGATCTGCAGCACACTTGCTTGATTACATATATTTGAAAGCTTTGACAAACTCTCATTCAATTATCAAAATTATTTGTCATTATCTGCAGGTCTTGACCACTTTTCCACAATCAATACTTAGGCTTATTTATTTGTTCACCACCGCTTGACCTTGCTGCCATAGAAATTTGATATACTCTGCTTCTCTTTTGACATGGCATGTCTCTGCATGTTTGAATAATCAAACCTGGGCCTTTGTCTTTTCTTGTTCATCACCACCGTTTGCTATATATAATTATGCAATACATGTTTAAAGCCTTTTGCTTTATTGCTGCATGTTCAAGTTTGTCATCATCTTTCTGACCATAGCAGCTGATCATAATTAAACTGCCACATATCTTGCTTTGATTGCCACCCTTTGTGCACCACCGCTTCAAATGCGCGCAAAAGCCACTCACCCATTTTAGCTTGTCCTTTTGTCAATTAAAATCATTAATTCTAAGAACAAATAGATGAATTTGATTATGACTTTGCCTTTCAACTAACAATTGACACGAAAGCTAGCTTCTGCATATGTAGGGAGGGTCAATTGAGTCTACACCGCCAAGCTCTAGAGATCAATTTCAGTGTGGTAAGTACTGCAAAAACCAGCAGTCCTGCTAACTCACTTCTTTTATTTCTCTTCCTTTGTCTGCGACTCTGCCTTctaactttcttcttttatttattttttgtatgcAGGTTACAGAGGCGAAACATTAAGGGTGAGGCTTTGTATTTCTTTGCTTGGCATTTTGGATTGGTGGTTTAAgatttgtatttctttttggaAGTGGTGGTGGAAAAGTTTTTATACGGTGGAAGGAGAAAAGCAAGGCAGCAAGGGAACTTTTTATGTGATGGTGCTACGTTTGGAGGAAGAGAATGTACTGCATAGGTTGTGATATCGGAACtcggccgttcatgaacgatCCTATGTTCCAATATCTAAAACCCCAGCAGCCATGTTGCATTAAGACGTCagccgttcatgaacgaccatgTTAGTCTTAATTCAAGGGAAGATTGCTCGGCCGTTCTTGAACGACCATGGTTGTTTCAAAAGGGTgttggttgttcatgaacagcccCCTTTTGCTTGAAGAAAACCTATTAATTTCCTGCTGAAGCAAGCAAGAGCAGCATGGTGCAGTGTATACCTGAACTACTCCTTCTAGCTGCTTTGATTTCGCTCTCTGTTTTGGCAGAGTCTTGGCCTCTTGTTTGCTGAatatttctctcttctctccccgTTTCTTTTCACGTTGCCACCTCTATATAGCAGCAGTTGGATAAGTGTAGCTGGGTAGTTGATAACCCTTTCcaactttgtatttgaatttgaatgaaaAGTTTATCTCCAGCTGTTATCTTCACATTTTAATTGGTCAAGCACTTAACCAACACTTGAATAGTCAAAGCTAGCAGAACATGTATCCTTGACGTCAGTTGTACTTATCAACTCAAAGACCAAAATTTTGAATAGCAATTATCCTCATTTGCTGGATATTCAAACATTAAGCTTATCAATCAGAGATGTatgaatgtatttcttttttttttcttggtctcGCAACAGCTTATACAAGCGTATATGTGGTGAACCGggagaggggtcccacagctccgcgaccccgagccaatgagaaaccgacatgtcatgaatgacatcccgatagcTCATCAACCCGAAGTCACAAGGCCTTTTAGGTTcaggttgttggtttacaaaacactttcttggacaaaagtCACCAAACATTGtagcaaccaaacaacacattttcaaaagcggaatttgaaatgggctaaaagttttgggcttgcaaacggagcccaatttggaagataaaacaaatcactaagtaactacaagcttgggagacgcgccccagggttacgggtctcccggAAGATTTATTTTTGTAAACGATAGgaaataagtaaataaataaacaaataaattagtaagaaagtaaataaataagttacttcGAAATCCGATAATGGACCCAAAACCGTACTTTAGTAAAGACAAAGAGGAATacgccaagccgggccatgtgcctctcctatacgcttcccgaccacatgctcaaaacctgcacactgttgtaggggtgagctttcgtcctcgcatgcccagtaggggccgacccaaccatgctaggtttgaaaataataataatcaaaaatatttactacataatagtgtgcacgtttatcgaaaatactttataaagaggcaaccacaaacatttatttcttttataaagcatatgcagtatgcttcacacaatttggagctctgagatacttacctgccggctaatataaaacaaatctgtgatcgacctggttcgtcctgaattcgagaaccggccaactactctgtagtacttttgactacaagtagcgaaagtgtccatttcctggtcctgagtctcctatgactggttcactgtctatacttatctttcctcgacaaacataggagcacagccccctccggagcttcacggttatcgacaccgtgggatccctaggaatctacgcgtctaggtcccattcactttcaggtcacaaacacaaacatacaagggtacagtatctcaacatgcaagtctagcctcggttttcgcaattaacaattatcagttctgaaaacacatgtatcacgaggcatcgactaatgaacaacccaaaaacgtacttgcaggcaacatattattatactagggcattccacatatagaaaagcctctaacaaggaagggacagctcaccctacctggaattggagtgctcgtccacattCGGGTTCGTTCCCGACTTTCgatcatttgtccaaatccaAATGCACACGCTCGAgccctttataataaaattaaaccaataagtaACTTGACTTCATTGACTTAATCAATCGAGCGCCTAAGGCATTCACTTAATtcccttaaagaccatcaaattatcctttaacataaaaatctattatccattcccaaataatccaaatgatatTGCATTTGAACCATTTAGGATATGGTGATCACGCTTAGCACTTTGGCCTTTATTTCTTTACGCtttttactttaagaaaacaaatgacaATTTCCATTCCCAAACATTCCACTAAACATAATAAgctcattcgggatatggtgatcgTACTTCTTTCCTTAATGTAATTCGGGTCAACCAAGTTGACATTCTTACTTAGTCCTTAAAACTTAAGCAAACAAATAATGGTTATCATTCCCGAACAATTTCGTTTCTTAATTTTATTTCGGGATATAATAACTTTAGAGTACGTTAATCGAGATCTTGACTTATTTCAATTATCAACTTCTCTACATAACTAAACCAAATCAATTATCCTTTGTCAACCTTACAATATGATATTTCCAGATAACAGATTCACGACTTTAATTAATAAAGCCAAGCTTCTCAATACACAAGCCATTTCATACTCAATTCATTACTACGTCAACTTCGCAACGAAACTAACAACTCTCAGAAACACTAATCATTCCAATATTGCAAACCAAAGTTCACTTCGTGTATTCAATGAAACCACAACTTCAACATATACAATCAGATCACGACAATATATGTTCAAGATACCCAAGACCTTTACCATGTCCCTTACAGAACTCTTCGACGCAGTGGTGGCCTCAGACTAAGGTCCTTCATCCAAAACTTCGCTCTTCATCCCCACCACAGAACAACAATTTTAATTAGTCAATCACAATAACCAACTTGAATTCATAATCTAAATGGATGGGATTCTTACCCTATCCCGATTCTTGCCAAGGTCATGAACTCAATGACCTACTGCACCTCATGGCCCTCATCAGTTCTTCCTCATCCCATCAAAACTGAAATCGAAACCAAGACCAGAAGCTCCCCTTTCATTTCAATTCCCATCCTCCAAGTCCCGAATTCAAGAACCTCAACCAAAAGAATTGAACATCAGCAATCCACTACTTTGGAACTGAAACTCAACCAAATAACGAAAGGGGGCTTCGAAAACGGCTTACCAGAACAATAGGACTACGCCGGCAGAGCTCACGGCGGCGTCAAGGTTTCTCAAGCGCCAGCGGCGGCGGCGCGTGTGGCGGCTCTGGTCGGAATCGGAGGTCGGGTGTTTGGGCTATTGGAAAACGTGAGACGCTGATTCCAACCATGGAGGTGGTGTAGCTCGATTCGCGTTGGAGACTAGAGAACGAAGGCATGCAGAGCTCGGTTTCCGGCGATGTGCGTTCGACGTCTTTTGGCGATGGGACGTTGGGGGCTTGATGGTCGGCGCTCCCTGAGCTCACTGGAGGCGACGGTGTATTGAAAAGGCGGCCGGAAATTGATGGAGGTTGAGAGGCAGCAGCGTCGCAGCCTTGGGTAGTCACGGGTAGAGGCCGCCGGCGATGTATTTCGACGGTAAGGCTCGGGCTTGGGTTGGTTTTGGATGCTGCGTCGATTGGTGAAGACGGTGTGgggagatggtggccggagatggagtCTCCGGTGGTGGCAGAGAGAAGGATAGTGGAAGAGAGAGGCCGGGTCGATGCATGGCTTCGATCTCTTATGGGTTTAGGTCGGACTAAGGTGGTGCTTCAATTGGTGGTAGCGGTAATGTGAGGCGGTGGCCGGACGATGTGGTTCCGGCGATAGCAGAGGGAGAGGACGAGAGAGtgaggtcggggagagagaaaagaggtgCGGCCGAGAGGGGAAGAGAGAGTTTTGAGATTTTGGGGTTTCCAAACCCATTTAATCATAGTTCGTGTGAAAAGTCCAGCTTGCCCTTCGTACAAATTACGAATTTCTCCTAACGATTTATTTTCGGGTTTTGGGCTCGCAACTtgattc is a window from the Rosa chinensis cultivar Old Blush chromosome 2, RchiOBHm-V2, whole genome shotgun sequence genome containing:
- the LOC112190271 gene encoding uncharacterized protein LOC112190271 isoform X1, with amino-acid sequence MDISYCSPRRRRSCTAEACINGLDPVPHSCILSLASAIRSAAAVDWSCAGTKSRCNSSSGDRLGGSIESTPPSSRDQFQCGYRGETLRVRLCISLLGILDWWFKICISFWKWWWKSFYTVEGEKQGSKGTFYVMVLRLEEENVLHRL
- the LOC112190271 gene encoding uncharacterized protein LOC112190271 isoform X3, producing MDWILYPILAFCLLRLRLGTKSRCNSSSGDRLGGSIESTPPSSRDQFQCGYRGETLRVRLCISLLGILDWWFKICISFWKWWWKSFYTVEGEKQGSKGTFYVMVLRLEEENVLHRL
- the LOC112190271 gene encoding uncharacterized protein LOC112190271 isoform X2; amino-acid sequence: MDISYCSPRRRRSCTAEACINGLDPVPHSCILSLASAIRSAAAVDWSCAGTKSRCNSSSGDRLGGSIESTPPSSRDQFQCGYRGETLRWWWKSFYTVEGEKQGSKGTFYVMVLRLEEENVLHRL